The following are from one region of the Carassius auratus strain Wakin chromosome 13, ASM336829v1, whole genome shotgun sequence genome:
- the LOC113112900 gene encoding AP-5 complex subunit sigma-1-like, producing the protein MVVCFLIHTVCPVSALSAGESRILYARVFGSETGDGCDFTPEQRRLMQKEKLHVVARQVRSAVALSREASGAVCVEAVLGEEAAALGEADSGVFSLGSAELFPDQSVVLWLGVQSLAFTLVCSPHENLLLAEGTLRNIARHCLEELRLLGPGAEVLLKSDRVDALLHRLLPHGQLLFLNHRFAFALDKEIASYVSK; encoded by the exons ATGGTGGTTTGTTTCTTGATTCACACGGTGTGTCCGGTGAGCGCTCTGTCCGCAGGCGAGTCTCGGATACTGTACGCGCGAGTGTTCGGATCggagaccggggatggttgtGACTTCACACCCGAGCAGCGACGACTGATGCAGAAAGAGAAACTTCACGTGGTAGCGAG GCAGGTGAGGAGCGCTGTGGCTCTGAGCAGGGAGGCCTCAGGAGCTGTGTGTGTGGAGGCAGTGCTGGGTGAGGAGGCTGCAGCTCTGGGTGAAGCCGACAGCGGTGTGTTTTCCCTGGGAAGCGCAGAGCTGTTTCCCGATCAGAGTGTTGTTCTGTGGCTGGGAGTTCAGTCTCTAGCATTCACTCTGGTCTGCAGTCCACACGAGAACCTCCTGCTCGCAGAGGGAACGCTTCGTAACATTGCACGTCACTGCCTGGAGGAGCTACGTCTGCTGGGACCTGGTGCTGAG GTACTGCTGAAAAGTGATCGAGTGGATGCATTGTTGCACAGACTGCTTCCCCATGGTCAGCTCCTCTTCCTCAACCATCGCTTTGCTTTCGCTCTGGATAAAGAGATAGCGAGCTACGTGAGCAAATGA